Proteins encoded within one genomic window of Couchioplanes caeruleus:
- the eccCa gene encoding type VII secretion protein EccCa, which produces MTMRVVHRPARTVRPLLPPEARQVAAPPTLPEGHSGGSAAQALLPVAGVLSSLTMMVMFRGTGMIVIGAVLLIVTVGGVLAMLVTQRGRAGRTRRQQRERYLDYLEELREELLSGERETAAAARLLHPPPQALLDVVRDPARLWERRRTDRDFLTLRAGSGTMPVAPLKIEDDGSPLTPTDPFMLAEARALVRRFGSAPGVPLVVPLDRVGNVSVVGARADVLAVLRALLVQAAALHAPEDLRIGLACPPERIDAWQWLKWLPHLRDPDLRDGPVAARRIAADPGALAALVSVELQQHAGYAAELARGGGAGAATALLPRLLLIHDTYGEIARELAVPDQAVTAADLGVTVVHLVADRLQEPGDVALRITVTGDDLLVEDLRPEVVAAARGRLDRYDAAAAEGLARLLAPLRLSRESVQDPAAGGSADFLALLGLAAPHELPLTAWWAPRSDRDLLRVPIGVDQHGEPVLLDLKESAQLGMGPHGLCVGATGSGKSELLRSLVLALLVTHPPDVLAMVLVDYKGGATFAPFADAPHVAGVITNLQDDVSLVERVHTSLAGEVQRRQQALKDAGNVANIADYAALRARRPELPALPYLLVIIDEFGELLTAKPEFIELFLSIGRIGRSIGVHLLLSSQRIESGKLRGLETYLSYRLGLRTFSEGESRTVLETPDAYHLPPLPGFGYLKVDTTVYERFKASYVSGPYRAPDEEKEAVEDPRPLPYPAYNGIGGGPGEPAQPAMPVRSGAPGLLDLMTGQLRGAADAVPRIWLPPLPATLTLDQLGGGAEVSTAQGLRLRKRPGPMRVPLGLLDDPVRQWQGQWTLDLTVAGGHLAVIGGPQSGRSTLLRTLVTSLALTHTPREVAVYAVDLTGSALGALARLPHVGGVAARTDTERVRRTLEEVRAMLDQREQVFRDHGIDSVDQLRRMHAAGRLPELPTADVVLVIDGYGHLAGEFEAYEPLVTALLHRGGGYGVHVVASMLRWYDVRIAVQSTIGTQIELRLGDPTDSAVDRRLAELIRPGQPGRALTGDRLFGQVALPRIDSRTDTHDLGDAITQIGRAARASWSGPVAPPVRVLPARLDAAELPAPAEAAAIAIGVDEATTAPIGLDLLGRDANLLVLGDGECGKTNLLALIARSLVARYTDDEIVFAVVDPRRGLDGVVPDSHLGGYAHNAVLAARLAGAVGRQLEERQNGTAEGDPAGWPHIVLLVDDYDVLTAAAQPLGALQPYLAAGDDLRFHAVIARRVAGASRGLYEPFVQTLREIGATGLIMTGDRGEGKLLGDVYARPLPPGRGQWIRRGEPVRLIQTARQEHP; this is translated from the coding sequence ATGACGATGCGCGTCGTGCACCGCCCCGCGCGCACCGTGCGGCCGCTGCTGCCGCCCGAGGCCCGTCAGGTGGCGGCGCCGCCGACCCTGCCCGAGGGTCACTCCGGCGGCAGTGCCGCCCAGGCGTTGCTGCCCGTCGCCGGGGTGCTGTCGTCGCTGACGATGATGGTGATGTTCCGCGGCACCGGCATGATCGTGATCGGGGCGGTGCTGCTGATCGTCACCGTGGGCGGCGTGCTCGCCATGCTGGTCACCCAGCGCGGGCGTGCCGGGCGCACCCGCCGCCAGCAGCGCGAACGCTACCTCGACTACCTCGAGGAACTCCGCGAGGAGCTGCTCTCCGGGGAGCGGGAGACGGCCGCCGCCGCCCGGCTGCTGCACCCGCCGCCGCAGGCACTGCTCGACGTCGTCCGCGATCCGGCCCGGCTCTGGGAGCGCCGCCGCACCGACCGGGACTTCCTCACCCTGCGGGCGGGATCCGGGACCATGCCGGTCGCGCCGCTGAAGATCGAGGACGACGGCAGCCCGCTCACCCCCACCGACCCCTTCATGCTGGCCGAGGCCCGGGCGCTGGTGCGCCGCTTCGGATCGGCACCGGGGGTGCCGCTGGTCGTGCCGCTGGACCGGGTCGGCAACGTCAGCGTCGTCGGCGCCCGCGCCGACGTCCTCGCGGTCCTGCGGGCGCTCCTGGTGCAGGCCGCCGCGCTGCATGCCCCGGAGGATCTGCGCATCGGGCTCGCCTGCCCACCCGAGCGGATCGACGCCTGGCAGTGGCTCAAGTGGCTGCCGCACCTGCGCGACCCCGACCTGCGCGACGGCCCGGTCGCCGCCCGGCGCATCGCGGCGGACCCGGGCGCGCTGGCCGCGTTGGTCTCCGTGGAGCTCCAGCAGCACGCCGGGTACGCGGCGGAGCTCGCCCGCGGCGGCGGCGCCGGAGCGGCCACGGCACTGCTGCCCCGGCTCCTGCTCATCCACGACACGTACGGCGAGATCGCGCGGGAGCTCGCGGTGCCGGATCAGGCGGTGACCGCCGCGGACCTCGGCGTGACCGTGGTGCATCTGGTCGCCGACCGGCTGCAAGAGCCCGGCGACGTCGCCCTCCGGATCACCGTCACCGGTGACGACCTGCTGGTCGAGGACCTGCGTCCCGAGGTGGTGGCCGCCGCCCGGGGCCGCCTTGACCGCTACGACGCCGCCGCGGCCGAGGGGCTGGCACGGTTGCTCGCTCCGCTGCGGCTGTCCCGCGAGTCGGTGCAGGACCCGGCCGCGGGCGGCAGCGCGGACTTCCTCGCGCTGCTGGGCCTCGCCGCGCCGCATGAGCTGCCGCTGACGGCGTGGTGGGCGCCGCGCAGCGACCGCGACCTGCTGCGCGTGCCGATCGGGGTGGACCAGCACGGCGAGCCGGTGCTGCTGGACCTCAAGGAATCGGCCCAGCTCGGCATGGGCCCGCACGGTCTCTGCGTCGGCGCGACCGGCTCCGGCAAGAGCGAACTGCTGCGCTCCCTGGTGCTGGCGCTGCTGGTCACCCATCCGCCGGACGTGCTGGCGATGGTGCTGGTCGACTACAAGGGCGGCGCCACCTTCGCGCCGTTCGCCGACGCCCCGCATGTCGCGGGTGTGATCACCAACCTGCAGGACGACGTCAGTCTGGTCGAGCGGGTGCACACCAGCCTGGCCGGGGAGGTGCAGCGCCGGCAGCAGGCTCTCAAGGACGCCGGGAACGTCGCCAACATCGCCGACTACGCCGCTCTGCGTGCGCGGCGCCCGGAGCTGCCCGCGCTGCCGTACCTGCTGGTGATCATCGACGAGTTCGGCGAGTTGCTCACCGCCAAGCCCGAGTTCATCGAGCTGTTCCTGTCGATCGGGCGGATCGGCCGCAGCATCGGGGTGCATCTGCTGTTGAGTAGCCAGCGGATCGAGAGCGGCAAGCTGCGGGGGCTGGAGACCTATCTGTCGTACCGGCTGGGCCTGCGTACCTTCTCCGAGGGCGAGAGCCGCACCGTGCTGGAGACGCCCGACGCCTACCACCTGCCGCCGCTGCCGGGCTTCGGCTATCTCAAGGTCGACACGACCGTCTATGAGCGGTTCAAGGCGTCCTATGTGTCCGGCCCCTATCGCGCTCCCGACGAGGAGAAGGAGGCCGTCGAGGATCCGCGGCCGCTGCCGTACCCGGCGTACAACGGCATCGGAGGCGGGCCCGGCGAGCCCGCGCAGCCCGCCATGCCGGTGCGCTCCGGCGCCCCGGGGCTGCTCGACCTGATGACCGGGCAGTTGCGCGGGGCCGCGGACGCCGTGCCCCGGATCTGGCTGCCGCCGCTGCCCGCCACCCTGACCCTCGACCAGCTCGGCGGCGGCGCCGAGGTCAGCACCGCCCAAGGCCTGCGCCTGCGCAAGCGCCCCGGGCCGATGCGGGTGCCGCTGGGACTGCTCGACGATCCCGTCCGGCAGTGGCAGGGCCAGTGGACTCTCGACCTGACCGTCGCGGGTGGACACCTCGCCGTCATCGGCGGGCCGCAGTCCGGGCGCAGCACGCTGCTGCGTACCCTCGTCACCTCGCTCGCCTTGACCCACACACCGCGTGAGGTGGCCGTCTACGCCGTCGACCTGACCGGCAGCGCCCTCGGCGCGCTGGCCCGGCTGCCGCACGTGGGCGGCGTCGCGGCCCGCACCGACACCGAACGGGTCCGGCGCACCCTCGAAGAGGTACGCGCCATGCTCGACCAGCGCGAGCAGGTCTTCCGTGACCACGGCATCGACAGCGTCGACCAGTTGCGCCGGATGCACGCCGCCGGCCGGCTCCCCGAACTGCCCACCGCCGACGTGGTCCTGGTCATCGACGGCTACGGGCACCTCGCCGGCGAGTTCGAGGCGTACGAGCCGCTCGTCACCGCCCTGCTGCACCGCGGCGGCGGATACGGCGTGCACGTCGTCGCGTCCATGCTGCGCTGGTACGACGTCCGCATCGCGGTGCAGTCCACCATCGGCACCCAGATCGAGCTGCGCCTCGGCGACCCGACCGACTCCGCCGTCGACCGCCGCCTCGCCGAGCTCATCCGGCCCGGGCAGCCCGGCCGGGCACTGACCGGCGACAGGCTCTTCGGCCAGGTGGCGCTGCCGCGCATCGACTCCCGCACGGACACCCACGACCTCGGGGACGCCATCACCCAGATCGGCCGCGCCGCCCGGGCCTCCTGGTCCGGGCCGGTCGCGCCGCCGGTACGGGTCCTGCCCGCCCGGCTCGACGCGGCGGAACTGCCCGCCCCGGCCGAGGCGGCGGCCATCGCCATCGGCGTCGACGAGGCCACCACCGCGCCCATCGGCCTCGACCTGCTCGGCCGCGACGCGAACCTGCTCGTGCTCGGCGACGGCGAATGCGGCAAGACGAACCTGCTGGCCCTCATCGCCCGCAGTCTGGTGGCCCGCTACACCGACGACGAGATCGTCTTCGCCGTCGTCGACCCCCGCCGCGGCCTCGACGGCGTCGTCCCCGACTCCCACCTCGGCGGGTACGCCCACAACGCCGTGCTCGCCGCCCGCCTGGCCGGCGCGGTCGGCCGGCAACTCGAGGAGCGGCAGAACGGCACCGCCGAGGGCGACCCGGCCG
- a CDS encoding pore-forming ESAT-6 family protein, with amino-acid sequence MSSDRRSFDMATSGEAQGNLQAVVARLEVLINDRDAAVKAAMADFLADGVADQYHDKEVRWNSAAGEVRSIIALVRSTLQRNDETAQTTLSRAKAAVDAIG; translated from the coding sequence ATGAGTTCGGATCGTCGTAGCTTCGACATGGCCACGTCCGGGGAGGCGCAGGGCAACCTGCAGGCGGTGGTGGCCCGGCTCGAGGTGCTGATCAATGACCGGGACGCAGCGGTGAAGGCGGCGATGGCCGACTTCTTGGCCGATGGTGTGGCGGATCAGTATCACGACAAGGAAGTCCGCTGGAACAGCGCCGCCGGCGAGGTGCGTTCGATCATCGCGCTGGTGCGCAGCACGTTGCAGCGCAACGATGAGACCGCGCAGACCACATTGTCGCGGGCCAAGGCGGCCGTCGACGCGATCGGCTGA
- a CDS encoding 2-dehydropantoate 2-reductase, with product MKVCVVGAGAVGGWIGARLSASGAAEVSAVARGATLRSLQTTGWRLQTADGLVCSPARAAADAAELGEQDLVIVAVKAPALASVAGLLPPLLGPATVVLPFMNGVPWWFGHGTKIGQEPLRSVDPDGVVAAAVAVDRVLGGVVHASCAVPEPGLVRHVMGNGLIVGEPAGGASARADEVGALLAAAGFDAVVSTDVRYDIWYKLWGNMTMNPISALTGATADQVLDDPLVREFCSAAMREAAAIGQELGCDITETPEDRHRVTARLGAFKTSMLQDVEAGRPVELDALVGAVREIGGRLGMPTPSIDALLGLSRLAARVQGLYPA from the coding sequence ATGAAGGTCTGCGTGGTCGGAGCCGGCGCTGTCGGTGGTTGGATCGGTGCCCGGTTGTCGGCGTCGGGTGCGGCCGAGGTCAGCGCCGTCGCGCGGGGCGCGACGCTACGGTCCCTGCAGACGACGGGCTGGCGGTTGCAGACCGCAGACGGCCTGGTCTGTTCGCCGGCGCGGGCCGCTGCCGACGCCGCCGAGCTGGGTGAACAGGATCTGGTCATCGTCGCGGTCAAGGCGCCCGCGCTGGCGAGCGTGGCGGGACTGCTGCCGCCGCTGCTGGGCCCCGCCACCGTGGTGCTGCCGTTCATGAACGGAGTGCCCTGGTGGTTCGGCCACGGCACCAAGATCGGCCAGGAGCCGCTCCGCAGCGTCGACCCGGACGGCGTCGTTGCGGCGGCCGTCGCCGTCGACCGGGTGCTCGGCGGCGTGGTCCACGCGAGCTGCGCGGTGCCGGAGCCGGGGCTGGTCCGGCACGTCATGGGCAACGGGCTGATCGTCGGCGAGCCGGCGGGCGGAGCCTCGGCGCGGGCCGACGAGGTGGGCGCCCTCCTGGCCGCGGCCGGGTTCGACGCCGTCGTCTCGACGGACGTGCGCTACGACATCTGGTACAAGCTGTGGGGAAACATGACGATGAACCCGATCTCCGCGCTCACCGGCGCCACCGCGGACCAGGTGCTCGACGATCCGCTGGTGCGCGAGTTCTGCTCCGCGGCGATGCGCGAGGCCGCCGCGATCGGGCAGGAGCTGGGCTGCGACATCACCGAGACGCCCGAGGACCGGCATCGGGTGACCGCCAGGCTGGGCGCGTTCAAGACCTCCATGCTGCAGGACGTCGAGGCCGGCCGGCCCGTGGAACTCGACGCTCTGGTGGGCGCGGTCCGCGAGATCGGCGGGCGCCTCGGCATGCCCACGCCGAGCATCGACGCGCTGCTCGGCCTGAGCCGGCTCGCGGCCCGGGTCCAGGGCCTCTATCCCGCTTGA
- a CDS encoding cellulose synthase operon protein YhjQ/BcsQ: MSDQDWQAVLRRSLDPAMAPSDRIDEPTVTLPQLSELDTAPTAPPRAPGPAPQPAPARHGGTATDLPAEGGIDPARIARHAGLHGDSPARRAGLAVRTAVGRRATSEVGELAELAEHANRAITTGRRITVAGVRGGAGKTTVSALLTTTLAGLRRDPVLAVDADPDAGSLPLRLGPIGAGVRTAADGGIAQVSAFDQVARYLDRTITGVWLWRRALSSSLARQDESHAALLLRDRVRFLNRYFAVAVADLGAGMHSATNRTLLADSHAVVLAGTATLDGVLGADAALRRLGEEHGAELLGRSLLVLSTPVEGPLGVDVDAAVAGLARFGTPVLRLPFDRHLALGAAIDPRRIGADTRTAALRIAAAVMDRAVLA, encoded by the coding sequence GTGAGCGACCAGGACTGGCAGGCCGTGCTGCGGCGCTCGCTCGACCCCGCGATGGCCCCGAGCGACCGCATCGATGAGCCCACGGTGACCCTGCCACAACTTTCCGAATTGGACACCGCACCCACCGCGCCGCCTCGGGCCCCGGGTCCGGCGCCACAGCCCGCCCCGGCGCGGCACGGCGGCACCGCCACCGACCTGCCCGCCGAGGGCGGCATCGACCCGGCACGGATCGCCCGGCACGCCGGCCTCCACGGAGACTCACCGGCCCGGCGGGCCGGCCTTGCGGTGCGGACGGCGGTCGGGCGGCGTGCCACGAGCGAGGTCGGCGAGCTCGCCGAGCTGGCCGAGCACGCGAACCGGGCGATCACCACGGGCCGGCGGATCACGGTGGCCGGGGTGCGCGGCGGCGCGGGCAAGACCACGGTCAGCGCCCTGCTGACCACCACCCTGGCCGGACTGCGGCGCGACCCGGTCCTGGCCGTCGACGCCGACCCGGACGCCGGGTCGCTGCCGCTGCGCCTGGGCCCGATCGGGGCCGGGGTGCGCACGGCCGCGGACGGCGGCATCGCGCAGGTCTCCGCGTTCGACCAGGTGGCCCGCTACCTCGACCGTACGATCACTGGCGTCTGGCTGTGGCGGCGGGCGCTGTCGAGCTCCCTGGCCCGCCAGGACGAGAGCCACGCCGCGCTGCTGCTGCGCGACCGGGTCCGGTTCCTCAACCGCTACTTCGCGGTCGCCGTGGCCGACCTCGGCGCCGGCATGCACTCGGCGACGAACCGTACGCTGCTCGCCGACTCCCACGCCGTGGTCCTCGCCGGCACGGCGACGCTCGACGGGGTGCTCGGTGCCGACGCGGCGCTGCGCCGGCTGGGTGAGGAGCACGGTGCCGAGCTGCTCGGCCGCTCGCTGCTCGTGCTCAGCACCCCCGTCGAGGGGCCGCTGGGGGTGGATGTCGACGCCGCCGTCGCCGGGCTCGCCCGCTTCGGGACGCCGGTGCTGCGGCTGCCGTTCGACCGCCATCTCGCGCTCGGTGCCGCGATCGACCCGCGACGGATCGGGGCGGACACCCGTACGGCCGCGCTGCGGATCGCCGCGGCCGTGATGGACCGGGCCGTCCTGGCATGA
- a CDS encoding DUF6301 family protein → MTAWRTIDDDALRSLAAGIGDTRWSWRPDGVPELCRRLGWDLLEVIDGKGAVSEAGWNLGGEEIELAFRGGHVDDITMQITQLVRQAGPDRDRFMGDAFADAVATVAAALGEPTGRQQSEPPTVRWRLEDSTVLIRNLEVDVTLTWASNRFQDEWDQVAEAMA, encoded by the coding sequence ATGACCGCCTGGCGAACGATCGACGACGACGCGCTGCGGTCCCTGGCGGCCGGGATCGGGGACACCCGCTGGTCGTGGCGTCCCGACGGGGTGCCGGAGCTGTGCCGCCGGCTGGGCTGGGACCTGCTCGAGGTCATCGACGGCAAGGGTGCCGTGTCCGAGGCCGGCTGGAACCTCGGCGGGGAAGAGATCGAGTTGGCGTTCCGGGGCGGCCACGTCGACGACATCACCATGCAGATCACCCAGCTCGTACGGCAGGCGGGACCCGACCGCGACCGGTTCATGGGTGACGCGTTCGCGGACGCCGTCGCGACCGTCGCCGCCGCGCTGGGTGAGCCCACGGGCCGGCAGCAGTCGGAGCCGCCGACCGTGCGCTGGCGACTCGAGGACTCCACGGTCCTGATCCGCAACCTGGAAGTCGACGTGACGCTGACCTGGGCGAGCAACAGGTTTCAGGACGAATGGGACCAGGTGGCGGAGGCGATGGCGTGA
- the eccD gene encoding type VII secretion integral membrane protein EccD — protein sequence MSVGYTRVTVVGGARRVDMVLPAAEPVGRLLPDLLGVVGEVATHPARLRRLVTVGGVVLGDDDTLDAAGVADGAVLRLAGAEDLPPAPVVHDVTEETADDLDRRATRWSPAVRRWVASAGLAAVVAVATLYSYARMDPATVSAGAGVSGLVLGLAGAACGRVRRPLGLALIAGAGVALPAAAWAWVEVNGWSSVWRVVAVTAGLGLAVVLSGVNAERGRAALAGGTSMLSLATVCAAGSVLGLVGARLGAVLAVVVVVVIGMLPRLALSSSGLAMLDDRRVEDRPVARREVRAALDAAHGSLIIAVLATAASALFAGVLLASEPTAWTVSAAVLLVVVLLVRSRMFPLAAEVIALLVAAGAVLAVLWWRWAATAAAPAGPLAVAAAALAVPIAVLVLDPPEHTRARVRRIGDLLESAAVVALLPVVLGVFGVYPRLIEVFSR from the coding sequence GTGAGTGTCGGTTATACCCGGGTGACGGTGGTCGGTGGGGCGCGGCGGGTCGACATGGTGCTGCCCGCGGCCGAGCCCGTCGGCCGGCTCCTGCCGGATCTGCTCGGCGTCGTGGGCGAGGTGGCCACGCATCCGGCCCGGCTGCGCAGGTTGGTCACCGTCGGCGGGGTGGTGCTCGGTGACGACGACACCCTGGATGCGGCCGGCGTCGCCGACGGTGCGGTGCTGCGGCTCGCCGGTGCGGAGGATCTGCCTCCGGCCCCGGTCGTGCACGACGTCACCGAGGAGACCGCCGACGACCTCGACCGGCGCGCGACCCGTTGGAGTCCGGCCGTGCGCCGGTGGGTGGCGTCCGCCGGGCTCGCGGCCGTGGTGGCGGTCGCGACGCTCTACTCGTACGCGCGCATGGACCCGGCGACCGTCTCGGCTGGCGCCGGAGTCTCCGGCCTGGTCCTGGGCCTGGCCGGAGCGGCGTGCGGCCGGGTCCGGCGGCCGCTCGGCCTGGCGTTGATCGCCGGTGCCGGGGTCGCGCTGCCGGCGGCGGCGTGGGCCTGGGTCGAGGTGAACGGCTGGTCCTCGGTGTGGCGGGTCGTCGCGGTGACCGCGGGGCTCGGGCTGGCCGTCGTCCTCTCCGGCGTCAACGCCGAGCGGGGGAGGGCCGCACTCGCCGGTGGGACGAGCATGCTGTCGCTGGCGACGGTGTGCGCGGCCGGGAGCGTGCTGGGGCTGGTGGGGGCGCGGCTCGGCGCCGTGCTCGCGGTCGTGGTGGTCGTCGTCATCGGGATGCTGCCCCGGCTTGCGTTGTCGTCCTCCGGGCTCGCCATGCTCGACGACCGCAGGGTGGAGGACCGGCCGGTCGCTCGCCGGGAGGTCCGCGCGGCGCTGGACGCCGCGCACGGTTCTCTGATCATCGCCGTGCTGGCCACCGCCGCGTCCGCGCTGTTCGCCGGAGTGCTGCTGGCCTCCGAGCCGACGGCCTGGACGGTGTCGGCGGCGGTGCTGCTCGTGGTGGTCCTGCTCGTCCGTTCGCGGATGTTCCCGCTGGCCGCCGAGGTGATCGCTCTGCTCGTCGCGGCGGGCGCGGTCCTGGCCGTGCTGTGGTGGCGCTGGGCCGCCACCGCCGCCGCGCCGGCGGGGCCTCTGGCGGTGGCCGCGGCGGCGCTGGCCGTGCCGATCGCCGTGCTCGTCCTGGACCCGCCGGAGCACACCCGGGCCCGGGTTCGCCGCATCGGGGACCTGCTCGAATCCGCCGCCGTCGTGGCGCTGCTGCCCGTGGTACTCGGCGTCTTCGGCGTGTACCCCCGGCTGATCGAGGTGTTCTCCCGGTGA
- a CDS encoding DUF3616 domain-containing protein gives MTVERTVRLRFGHASHIAATHSNLSAVRSDGRVLWIAGDETATVERLVADDERHPTEYAGQATFRLADLVDLPGADPDAEADVEGLARSGSFLWAVGSHSLRRKRIKAQHTGDKALKRLARVEGQDNRQILVRLPITDVGGLPTPAREVVVDGVPQRAAVLAGRDNLRALLRDDPHLGPFLPIPGKDNGLDIEGIAVHGDRVYLGLRGPVLRGWAFVLELRPYADPHRPERLRLRPFGDGLPYRKHVLDLDGLGVRDLCPAGDDLLVLAGPTMDLDGPVRIYRWHDACRAELPVVARADELTRELELTYGEGDDHAEGLAVLGPLEEGRLLVVHDSPAQARLTAADTVLADVVRLPTR, from the coding sequence ATGACGGTGGAACGAACGGTCCGGCTGCGGTTCGGCCACGCCTCCCACATCGCCGCCACCCACAGCAACCTCTCCGCGGTGCGCAGCGACGGGCGGGTGCTGTGGATCGCCGGCGACGAGACCGCGACGGTGGAGCGGCTGGTGGCCGACGACGAGCGCCACCCCACCGAGTACGCCGGGCAGGCCACGTTCCGCCTCGCTGACCTGGTGGACCTGCCGGGCGCCGACCCCGACGCCGAGGCCGACGTCGAGGGGCTGGCTCGCAGCGGGTCGTTCCTGTGGGCGGTCGGGTCGCACAGCCTGCGCCGCAAGCGGATCAAGGCACAGCACACCGGCGACAAGGCGCTGAAACGGCTGGCCCGCGTCGAGGGACAGGACAATCGCCAGATCCTGGTGAGGCTCCCGATCACCGACGTCGGCGGACTGCCCACCCCGGCCCGCGAAGTCGTCGTCGACGGCGTGCCACAGCGCGCCGCGGTGCTCGCCGGGCGCGACAACCTGCGGGCCCTGCTGCGCGACGACCCCCATCTCGGCCCTTTCCTGCCCATACCGGGCAAGGACAACGGACTCGACATCGAGGGCATCGCGGTCCACGGCGACCGGGTCTATCTGGGCCTGCGCGGGCCGGTGCTGCGCGGGTGGGCGTTCGTCCTGGAGCTGCGTCCGTACGCCGACCCGCACCGGCCGGAGCGACTGCGGTTGCGCCCGTTCGGCGACGGGCTGCCGTACCGCAAGCACGTGCTGGACCTCGACGGCCTGGGCGTCCGCGACCTGTGCCCGGCCGGGGACGACCTGCTGGTCCTCGCCGGCCCGACGATGGACCTCGACGGGCCGGTGCGCATCTACCGCTGGCACGACGCCTGCCGGGCCGAGCTGCCCGTGGTCGCACGAGCGGACGAGCTGACCCGCGAGCTCGAACTCACCTACGGCGAGGGCGACGACCACGCCGAGGGCCTTGCGGTGCTGGGCCCGCTGGAGGAGGGCCGCCTGCTGGTCGTCCACGACAGCCCCGCCCAGGCCCGCCTCACCGCGGCGGACACGGTCCTCGCCGACGTGGTCCGCCTGCCCACCCGCTGA
- a CDS encoding DUF6507 family protein: MSRWDIDPPGVAGVVTRTGEAAKGFETAATKYGTALEGAATACGSEIVAGALAGFAENKAPAMKSVVERTGRALTGAVNATRAYIDGDLEMARTAQANAVAPPPENDFRGR; the protein is encoded by the coding sequence GTGAGCAGATGGGACATCGACCCGCCCGGGGTGGCGGGGGTGGTGACGCGGACGGGTGAGGCCGCCAAGGGCTTCGAGACCGCGGCCACGAAGTACGGCACCGCCTTGGAGGGCGCGGCGACCGCGTGTGGCAGTGAGATCGTGGCGGGCGCTCTGGCCGGTTTTGCCGAGAACAAGGCGCCGGCGATGAAGTCGGTGGTGGAGCGGACCGGCCGGGCGTTGACCGGCGCGGTGAACGCCACCAGGGCGTACATCGACGGTGATCTGGAGATGGCTCGGACGGCGCAGGCCAACGCGGTCGCGCCGCCGCCGGAAAACGACTTCCGCGGCCGCTGA
- a CDS encoding DUF6301 family protein, with the protein MINRDDLRATLTTLKETSWSWTSAEAPQVIERLGWQVIEVIDDDGIVVTPQWGLSRDEVNVPFRNGEVDRIIMRITDVASDRSAELSTLQDAFSEAVSTAKDLLGPPSEQKVGEQPEVRWRNSTSTISIANTRLAVSLAWAQNDFQDKLDSLKA; encoded by the coding sequence GTGATCAACCGCGACGACCTTCGGGCGACGCTGACGACGCTCAAGGAAACCAGTTGGAGCTGGACGTCCGCCGAAGCGCCGCAGGTGATCGAGCGCCTCGGTTGGCAGGTGATCGAGGTGATCGATGATGACGGCATCGTCGTCACACCTCAGTGGGGTCTGAGTCGCGACGAGGTCAACGTACCGTTCCGCAACGGGGAGGTGGATCGCATCATCATGCGGATCACCGATGTCGCTTCCGATCGCAGCGCGGAACTGTCGACACTGCAGGACGCATTCAGCGAAGCCGTGTCGACGGCCAAGGATCTGCTCGGGCCGCCAAGCGAACAGAAGGTTGGAGAACAGCCTGAAGTGCGATGGAGGAACTCCACCTCCACCATCTCCATCGCCAACACTCGTCTCGCGGTGAGCCTGGCGTGGGCTCAGAACGATTTCCAAGACAAACTAGACAGCCTGAAGGCATAG
- a CDS encoding TY-Chap domain-containing protein produces MTNPELWEQLAEELATEMLFMANGDTVILSDGDRFVQFKQGSDRLDAEAVSNRWLPSDQRLSADDEERLEALGWRHPEPSLGLDNWRHSEEWPLRTAAARSLAQRLVSTLRDVMKVDDPRVLEARRFNVFTAHP; encoded by the coding sequence ATGACCAACCCTGAGCTCTGGGAACAGCTCGCCGAAGAGTTGGCCACCGAGATGTTGTTCATGGCGAATGGCGATACGGTCATCCTGTCGGACGGGGACCGCTTCGTGCAGTTCAAGCAGGGTAGCGACCGCCTGGACGCCGAGGCCGTATCCAACCGGTGGCTACCGTCGGATCAACGGCTCAGCGCGGATGACGAGGAGCGACTCGAGGCCCTCGGGTGGCGGCACCCGGAGCCGAGCCTCGGTTTGGACAACTGGCGACACAGCGAAGAGTGGCCACTGAGGACCGCCGCGGCCCGGAGCCTGGCGCAGCGCCTCGTCTCGACTCTTCGCGATGTCATGAAGGTCGACGATCCTCGGGTGTTGGAAGCTCGGCGCTTCAACGTTTTCACGGCACATCCCTGA
- a CDS encoding DUF4440 domain-containing protein, with translation MSGADCSSRLDALPDVFLPQAVIVRTRGRKPATYGVEDFIAPRRELLSGGRLTGFTEWELSGHTEVFGDIAQRFCSYATSGVQDGVPFTGRGKKVFPFVRMPTGRRISAVAWDDERDGPAIDSRNIRVRAGALMSRCGP, from the coding sequence GTGTCGGGTGCGGATTGCTCGTCCCGGCTCGACGCGCTCCCGGATGTCTTCCTGCCGCAGGCGGTCATCGTCCGGACCCGTGGTCGCAAGCCGGCTACGTACGGTGTCGAGGACTTCATCGCTCCGCGGCGGGAGTTGCTGAGCGGCGGGCGCCTGACCGGCTTCACCGAGTGGGAACTGTCGGGGCACACCGAGGTGTTCGGTGACATCGCCCAGCGTTTCTGCAGCTATGCCACGTCCGGCGTGCAGGACGGCGTTCCGTTCACCGGCCGCGGGAAGAAGGTGTTCCCGTTCGTCCGCATGCCCACGGGCCGGCGGATCAGCGCCGTGGCGTGGGACGACGAGCGGGACGGCCCTGCGATCGATTCTCGAAACATCCGGGTCCGCGCTGGTGCCTTGATGTCACGATGTGGACCATGA